A stretch of the Capsicum annuum cultivar UCD-10X-F1 chromosome 10, UCD10Xv1.1, whole genome shotgun sequence genome encodes the following:
- the LOC107843486 gene encoding actin-depolymerizing factor 1, which produces MANAASGMAVHDVCKLRFLELKAKRTHRFIVFKIEEKQKQVVVEKVGEPTQSYEDFAESLPADECRYAVYDFDFVTEENCQKSRIFFIAWSPDTARVRSKMIYASSKDRFKRELDGIQVELQATDPTEMGLDVIKSRAN; this is translated from the exons GCTAACGCGGCATCTGGGATGGCCGTGCATGATGTCTGCAAATTAAGGTTCTTGGAGCTAAAAGCAAAAAGAACTCACCGATTCATTGTTTTCAAGATAGAAGAGAAGCAAAAACAGGTTGTGGTTGAAAAAGTTGGTGAGCCAACTCAAAGCTACGAGGACTTTGCTGAAAGTCTTCCTGCTGATGAATGCAGATATGCCGTCTATGATTTTGACTTTGTGACTGAGGAAAATTGCCAAAAAAGCAGGATCTTTTTCATCGCATG GTCCCCTGACACAGCAAGAGTAAGAAGCAAGATGATCTATGCCAgttcaaaggacagattcaagagaGAGCTCGATGGGATTCAGGTTGAGTTGCAGGCTACTGATCCAACTGAAATGGGGCTTGATGTAATTAAAAGCCGGGCAAACTAG